In Rhineura floridana isolate rRhiFlo1 chromosome 6, rRhiFlo1.hap2, whole genome shotgun sequence, one genomic interval encodes:
- the DDX59 gene encoding probable ATP-dependent RNA helicase DDX59, with protein MFVPRSLKVKRNAGDEGTCVAKKNKPFPAESSLEEATEFQETKSDTKCMPSSEGDLFKPVEKDTEPQISRDSAVALTEAALENPNNGDCSLSKDPIKSFSKTQRWPEPGEPVCVVCGRYGEYICDKTDEDVCSLECKAKHLLHIKEEKESSKSISSSSEKVESRSAFLDGTYVYEENAFLLSLQDEQIENLRQQLGIAVQGQGVARPIVEFEHCGFPEILSTNLKKSGYEVPTPVQMQMIPVGLQGRDIVATADTGSGKTAAFLLPVIIKAMGEAETPSALILTPTRELAIQIEKQAKELMISLPNMRTVLLVGGLPLPPQLHRLKQNVKIIIATPGRLLEILKQSSVQLHNIKIVVVDEADTMLKMGFQQQVLDILENIPRDHQTLLVSATMPFGTEQLANRLLHNPVKITIGEKNLPCSNVRQIILWVEEPSKKKKLFEILNDKKLFKPPVLVFVECKLGADLLSDAVHKITGLQTISMHADKSQMERAAILQGLFQDKYEVVVSTGVLGRGLDLVNVKLVVNFDMPSSMDEYVHQVGRAGRLGHSGTAITFVNNNSKKLFWDVVKRVKPTGTILPPQLLNSPYLLDQKRKEQQQSNQSQNGLVTSDNLMDVIRKHSKSTSQK; from the exons ATGTTTGTTCCGAGATCTCTTAAAGTCAAGAGGAATGCTGGCGACGAGGGGACGTGTGTAGCTAAGAAAAATAAGCCCTTCCCGGCTGAATCCTCACTTGAAGAGGCTACAGAGTTCCAAGAAACTAAGTCAGATACAAAATGCATGCCAAGTTCAGAGGGGGACTTGTTTAAACCAGTAGAAAAAGACACTGAGCCACAGATCTCTCGGGATTCAGCTGTGGCTCTTACTGAAGCAGCCTTGGAAAATCCAAACAATGGGGACTGTTCTCTTTCCAAGGATCCCATAAAATCTTTCAGCAAAACACAACGCTGGCCAGAGCCAGGGGAACCTGTGTGTGTGGTCTGTGGTCGTTATGGGGAATACATCTGTGACAAGACTGATGAAGATGTGTGTAGCTTGGAGTGCAAGGCCAAACACCTTTTACatataaaagaagaaaaagagagctcAAAATCTATTAGTAGTAGCAGTGAAAAAGTAGAATCTCGGTCTGCTTTTCTTGATGGTACTTATGTCTATGAAGAGAATGCATTTCTGCTAAGTCTTCAAGATGAGCAGATTGAGAATTTAAGGCAGCAGCTAGGCATTGCTGTCCAAGGTCAGGGAGTTGCAAGACCTATTGTAGAATTTGAACACTGTGGCTTCCCTGAAATTTTAAGTACCAATTTGAAAAAATCAGGCTATGAAGTCCCAACTCCTGTCCAGATGCAGATGATCCCAGTTGGACTGCAGGGGAGGGATATTGTGGCCACAGCTGACACTGGCTCAGGAAAAACTGCTGCTTTCCTACTTCCTGTTATAATTAAAGCCATGGGAGAG gCAGAAACTCCATCTGCCCTTATTTTGACGCCAACAAGAGAGTTAGCCATACAGATAGAGAAACAAGCTAAAGAGCTCATGATTAGTCTACCCAACATGAGAACTGTTCTCCTAGTTGGAGGATTGCCGCTACCACCTCAGCTTCATCGCCTGAAACAAAATGTTAAG ATTATAATAGCTACACCAGGAAGACTACTAGAGATTCTAAAGCAAAGCTCTGTTCAGCTCCATAACATTAAAATTGTTGTAGTGGATGAA GCTGATACCATGTTAAAGATGGGTTTTCAACAGCAGGTGTTAGATATTTTAGAAAATATCCCCAGAGATCATCAAACTCTTCTGGTGTCAGCCACGATGCCTTTTGGCACTGAGCAGTTGGCAAATCGGCTTCTGCACAATCCAGTGAAAATAACCATTGGAGAAAAGAACCTGCCATGTTCCAATGTTCGCCAGATTATCTTGTGGGTAGAGGAAccttccaaaaagaaaaaactttttgaaatattaaat GATAAGAAACTTTTCAAGCCTCCTGTGCTAGTATTTGTAGAATGTAAACTGGGTGCAGATCTTCTGAGTGATGCTGTTCATAAAATCACAGGCTTACAAACAATCTCTATGCATGCTGATAAATCACAAATGGAAAGAGCTGCCATATTACAG GGATTATTTCAAGACAAGTATGAAGTTGTAGTAAGCACTGGAGTCCTCGGACGTGGACTTGACCTTGTCAACGTTAAGCTGGTGGTAAATTTTGACATGCCATCTAGTATGGACGAATATGTACACCAG gTTGGAAGAGCAGGCCGGCTGGGTCACAGTGGAACTGCAATTACCTTTGTTAATAACAACAGCAAGAAACTTTTCTGGGATGTTGTGAAGCGAGTTAAACCGACTGGCACTATTCTCCCACCCCAGTTATTAAATTCCCCATATCTACTCGACCAAAAGAGGAAAGAACAGCAGCAAAGTAACCAGTCTCAGAATGGTCTTGTAACAAGTGACAATCTTATGGACGTTATCAGAAAACATAGCAAAAGCACTTCTCAGAAGTAA